From Candidatus Omnitrophota bacterium, the proteins below share one genomic window:
- a CDS encoding radical SAM protein, with product MKYKHALFLNPYIENTATSIMGLFPPTGLEYVASSAEGLADKITLLDLRYETDLCDTGNLIDFIRKEIDIVCVSVGWDRQYEEICGLLNTLPDNIPLIVGGYKATVEVEELFRACPKIDIIVRGEGEETIKEILKGTPREDILGISYRGNQGIVHNANRPLPDVDIIGSPDRRLRRNKYYMRINGIGMEGFTFDSVLSARGCPFNCKFCTFNLNPLGQKRDYAARSVESVVNEIGEIRAGTILFNDDNFFTDIKRSEDICDLIIARKIKKRFMAQARIEISKHPGLLEKMVKAGFKMLFIGIESPHDHILTELNKGFDSSEIRRCFAVLKKYPIYYHGYFIYGNIEETKEEMLYIARFSKEISLDSITFQKLRIEKFSPLRKVAENTPGYHVTEKGELYSDTFSHASLKKIGRQIKFSFYTPLQVLKILRKLLIVRFFTFNEIIMFLSVGPRLIKSVVAREMKKKRLGNSLKRIFIKNA from the coding sequence ATGAAATATAAACACGCCCTGTTCCTGAATCCATATATCGAGAACACGGCGACAAGCATAATGGGGCTATTTCCGCCAACAGGCCTTGAATATGTGGCCTCCAGCGCCGAGGGCCTTGCCGATAAAATAACTCTTCTCGACCTGCGATACGAAACGGACCTGTGCGATACCGGTAATCTGATCGATTTTATACGCAAGGAGATCGATATCGTATGTGTCAGCGTCGGTTGGGATCGCCAGTATGAAGAGATCTGCGGCCTGTTGAATACGCTGCCGGATAATATACCGCTGATAGTAGGAGGGTATAAAGCCACGGTAGAGGTCGAGGAACTTTTTCGAGCCTGTCCAAAAATAGATATAATTGTCAGGGGTGAGGGTGAAGAGACTATAAAAGAGATATTAAAAGGTACACCGCGTGAAGATATTTTGGGCATCTCCTACAGGGGAAATCAGGGGATAGTCCATAACGCGAACAGGCCGTTACCCGATGTCGATATCATAGGCTCGCCGGACCGCCGATTGCGGCGGAATAAATATTACATGAGAATAAACGGGATCGGCATGGAAGGTTTTACGTTCGACTCGGTCTTAAGCGCGAGAGGCTGCCCTTTTAACTGCAAGTTCTGCACATTCAATCTGAATCCACTTGGCCAAAAAAGAGATTACGCGGCGCGCAGTGTTGAATCCGTCGTGAATGAGATAGGAGAGATACGCGCCGGCACCATCCTGTTCAACGACGATAACTTTTTTACGGATATAAAAAGGTCGGAAGATATTTGCGACCTGATAATAGCGCGCAAGATAAAAAAACGTTTTATGGCGCAGGCCCGTATCGAAATATCCAAGCATCCCGGGTTATTGGAGAAGATGGTGAAGGCGGGTTTCAAGATGCTGTTCATAGGCATAGAATCCCCGCACGACCATATATTGACTGAGCTTAATAAAGGTTTTGACTCATCCGAAATAAGAAGATGCTTTGCCGTATTGAAAAAATACCCCATATACTATCACGGCTACTTTATTTACGGCAACATAGAGGAGACTAAGGAAGAGATGTTGTATATAGCGAGGTTCTCAAAGGAGATAAGCCTTGATTCTATCACGTTCCAGAAGTTGCGCATAGAGAAGTTCTCTCCGCTCAGAAAGGTCGCAGAAAATACGCCGGGTTATCACGTTACCGAAAAAGGCGAATTGTATTCAGATACTTTTAGCCATGCGTCTTTAAAAAAAATAGGAAGGCAGATCAAATTTTCATTCTATACGCCGCTTCAGGTCTTAAAAATATTGAGGAAACTGCTGATAGTGAGATTCTTCACTTTTAATGAGATCATCATGTTTTTATCCGTAGGTCCGCGTTTGATAAAAAGTGTAGTAGCAAGAGAAATGAAAAAGAAGAGGCTCGGCAACTCCCTGAAACGCATATTCATAAAAAATGCCTGA
- a CDS encoding RNA methyltransferase, producing the protein MTAKPRSTFISIQDADDPRLASYRSLKGKQLEKEGIFIAEGEKVVNSMVQSGCRIASCLTARGTVPRYKGLLAMMASKGAATYVAADKLIEEIIGFRFHKGIMAIGYCPKKLTVANTVETLRRPLFLVALNAVNDPQNVGLIARNAAAFGVQALIVDNETYDPYYRKAVRVSMGAIFRLPVCYERGLASSLVRLKKKFDIRIIAATPDKGTDDIAKAGLSGNICFVFGNEDKGVSRQVLNIADAEVRIPISKTIDSLNVASASAICLYEAVRYRGKR; encoded by the coding sequence ATGACAGCTAAACCAAGGTCGACTTTTATCTCTATACAGGACGCGGATGATCCGCGCCTGGCGTCATACCGCTCTCTTAAGGGAAAACAGCTGGAAAAGGAAGGTATCTTTATAGCTGAAGGGGAGAAGGTAGTTAACAGCATGGTCCAGAGCGGATGCCGGATAGCGTCATGCCTTACGGCCAGAGGAACGGTCCCCAGATACAAGGGACTCCTTGCTATGATGGCTTCGAAAGGAGCCGCTACTTACGTTGCGGCCGATAAGTTGATAGAGGAGATCATAGGTTTTCGTTTTCATAAGGGTATCATGGCCATTGGGTATTGCCCCAAAAAACTTACAGTCGCCAATACGGTGGAAACTCTCAGGCGCCCGTTATTCCTCGTCGCGCTGAATGCCGTAAATGACCCGCAGAATGTCGGGCTCATAGCGCGTAACGCGGCCGCGTTCGGGGTCCAGGCGCTTATAGTCGATAACGAGACATACGATCCGTATTACCGGAAAGCCGTTCGCGTCTCGATGGGCGCTATCTTCAGGCTGCCGGTCTGCTATGAACGCGGCCTGGCTTCAAGCCTTGTCAGGCTTAAGAAAAAATTTGATATACGTATAATCGCCGCCACTCCCGACAAAGGCACGGACGATATCGCCAAGGCCGGGCTCTCCGGCAATATCTGTTTTGTCTTCGGCAACGAGGATAAAGGAGTATCGCGCCAGGTATTGAATATCGCCGACGCCGAGGTCCGCATCCCTATCTCAAAGACGATCGATTCGCTGAATGTCGCCAGCGCCTCCGCTATATGCCTCTATGAAGCAGTTCGTTACCGGGGAAAAAGATGA
- a CDS encoding DUF4870 domain-containing protein, giving the protein MENKSLGKSSTGIEPNMAALLSYLLGFITGVIFYLVEKENKFVRFHAMQSIIVFGTLFLAGVIIGFIPVLSVIFWTAELVLWIVLMIKAYQGEKFKIPIAGDMAEKNA; this is encoded by the coding sequence ATGGAGAATAAAAGTTTAGGTAAGTCGTCTACCGGCATAGAGCCGAATATGGCGGCGCTCCTGAGTTATCTGCTGGGTTTTATTACGGGAGTGATCTTTTATCTTGTTGAAAAAGAGAATAAGTTCGTCCGGTTCCACGCGATGCAGTCAATTATCGTATTCGGAACTCTGTTCCTGGCCGGCGTCATCATCGGGTTCATCCCCGTATTAAGCGTGATATTCTGGACGGCGGAGCTCGTTCTCTGGATAGTCCTTATGATAAAGGCATATCAGGGCGAGAAGTTCAAGATCCCGATAGCCGGAGATATGGCGGAAAAAAACGCGTGA
- the corA gene encoding magnesium/cobalt transporter CorA, whose product MYENHYYHPEHGFKTGITPEEMVSATKDERAVLWLDVCDIDDNDIDVLTNVFNLHPLTVEDFIMPNTRPKIEEFPDYLFMVIISIQGGNNSQKGKIAMAEVDCCLGRNFLITFHGEQSSSIATCKDRVRKQSPMIMHGADMLLYSILESCIDNYFPIINEFDDMVDVMSDELFKSPDQGTLQKIYNLKNDVMNLRRTIGPQADVIGMLSRGTYKYITPSNIMYFRNLYDNMVRFNDIVGTSRDVISGAMEAYVSIVSNRLNEIMKTLTIIATIMMPLTLIASIYGMNFKHMPELEHDFGYPGVILTMGVITIFMLMFFKRKKWL is encoded by the coding sequence ATGTATGAAAATCATTATTACCATCCCGAGCATGGATTTAAGACAGGCATTACGCCGGAAGAGATGGTGAGCGCCACAAAAGACGAGAGAGCCGTATTGTGGCTCGACGTCTGCGATATAGACGATAACGATATAGACGTGCTTACCAATGTGTTTAACCTCCACCCGCTCACCGTTGAAGATTTTATTATGCCCAACACGCGGCCCAAAATAGAAGAGTTCCCCGACTACCTGTTTATGGTGATCATCTCCATACAGGGAGGCAATAACAGCCAGAAAGGCAAGATCGCCATGGCGGAGGTCGACTGCTGCCTGGGCAGGAACTTCCTCATCACATTCCACGGCGAACAATCCAGCTCTATCGCGACCTGCAAGGACAGGGTCAGGAAGCAGTCTCCCATGATAATGCACGGGGCCGATATGCTCCTTTATTCCATCCTAGAATCGTGCATCGATAATTATTTCCCCATCATCAACGAATTCGACGATATGGTGGACGTCATGAGCGACGAACTTTTCAAATCACCGGACCAGGGGACGCTCCAGAAGATATACAATCTCAAGAACGACGTTATGAACTTGCGGCGCACCATAGGGCCGCAGGCGGATGTCATAGGAATGCTGTCGAGGGGGACTTATAAGTATATAACGCCGTCGAATATCATGTACTTCAGGAACCTTTACGACAACATGGTGCGTTTCAACGATATAGTGGGGACGTCTCGCGACGTCATATCGGGCGCTATGGAGGCCTATGTCTCGATCGTATCGAACCGGCTGAATGAGATAATGAAGACCCTAACCATTATAGCCACCATAATGATGCCCCTTACGCTTATAGCGAGCATCTACGGTATGAACTTCAAACACATGCCTGAGCTGGAGCACGACTTCGGCTATCCGGGCGTCATATTAACCATGGGCGTCATAACTATTTTTATGCTTATGTTCTTCAAGCGCAAAAAATGGTTATAA
- a CDS encoding M20/M25/M40 family metallo-hydrolase has product MKRILSITLAAFFIISDAYAGDTIREHVKFLSADIGKRNTSNYDSLQRAADYIKEEFIKYGYDPEEQSYHMQKKGFRDKPYRNIIAVKEGSGRKDKIIIICAHYDTYCEAPGADDNASGVAAVLELARRARDVDLDKTVKFIAFTNEEVDILFDDPDTGSYRYAKEAKATHEDIEAVLCIDMIGYYSDEPGSQKYPLIFKFFYPDKGNFIGICAETGSSNLLRKVVDEFKKASDMPVEYMAAPAPLVPELVTSDNRAFWTFGYEAVWFSDTCIYRNPYMHTKGDTYGTLDYQRMSRVVDGLYKVVLKLAGKGALYGE; this is encoded by the coding sequence ATGAAGCGGATCCTATCGATAACACTGGCGGCGTTCTTCATAATATCCGACGCATACGCCGGCGATACGATACGGGAACACGTGAAGTTCCTCTCGGCGGATATAGGCAAGAGGAACACGTCCAATTACGATAGCCTGCAGCGCGCCGCGGACTACATAAAAGAGGAGTTCATTAAATACGGTTATGACCCCGAAGAACAGTCTTACCATATGCAGAAGAAGGGGTTCCGGGATAAGCCTTACCGCAATATTATCGCCGTCAAAGAAGGTTCAGGCAGAAAAGATAAGATAATAATAATCTGCGCCCACTACGACACTTACTGCGAGGCCCCGGGCGCGGACGATAATGCCTCGGGCGTCGCCGCCGTCCTGGAACTGGCCAGGCGGGCGCGTGATGTAGACCTGGACAAGACGGTTAAATTCATCGCTTTTACGAATGAAGAGGTGGATATCCTGTTTGATGACCCCGATACGGGCAGCTACAGGTACGCCAAAGAGGCGAAAGCGACGCATGAGGATATAGAGGCTGTTTTATGCATCGACATGATCGGCTATTATTCCGATGAACCCGGTTCCCAAAAATATCCGCTCATCTTCAAATTCTTCTACCCGGATAAAGGTAATTTTATAGGCATATGCGCAGAGACGGGGTCGTCTAACCTGCTTCGCAAGGTCGTAGACGAATTTAAGAAGGCCTCCGACATGCCTGTCGAATACATGGCCGCGCCCGCGCCGCTTGTTCCTGAGTTGGTTACGTCCGATAACCGGGCCTTCTGGACGTTCGGCTATGAAGCGGTATGGTTTTCCGATACATGCATATACCGCAATCCATATATGCACACCAAAGGTGATACTTATGGAACGCTGGATTATCAGAGGATGTCCAGGGTCGTGGATGGGTTATACAAAGTAGTATTGAAACTGGCTGGAAAGGGGGCATTATATGGAGAATAA
- a CDS encoding class I SAM-dependent methyltransferase: MKCAGCGLLFVKNRPDDDQISQAHKQGKHGGVNTFDMTGNFDNSKISKYLNILDDMFKGNLGNKTTWLDIGCGHGEFIMAVQKYSYGKITATGTEPNIKKQGSARRRGLNVGYFDIDSHSEKYDVVSMLNVYSHLPNPPSFIRSARKLLKKGGELILETGDTANFSAADHYKPFFLPDHLSFASEKIVVNILERMDFEILSVQKYPLIGCGLGTIAKELIKALLPKHKSRIWSCFRQKMYSKADMFIRSGLKD; this comes from the coding sequence GTGAAATGCGCCGGATGCGGCTTATTATTCGTAAAGAACCGTCCGGATGACGATCAAATATCCCAGGCGCATAAACAGGGCAAACATGGCGGCGTAAACACATTTGACATGACCGGCAATTTTGATAATAGCAAAATATCAAAATATTTAAATATTCTTGACGACATGTTTAAGGGGAATCTGGGAAATAAAACAACGTGGCTTGACATCGGTTGCGGACACGGCGAGTTCATAATGGCTGTTCAAAAATACAGCTATGGAAAAATTACCGCTACAGGGACGGAGCCGAATATCAAAAAACAGGGGTCAGCGCGCAGGAGAGGCTTGAACGTCGGCTATTTCGATATAGACTCCCATAGCGAAAAGTACGATGTCGTATCAATGTTGAATGTATATTCACATCTTCCCAACCCTCCTTCATTTATCAGGTCTGCGCGAAAATTATTGAAAAAGGGCGGCGAGCTTATTTTAGAGACAGGAGATACCGCAAATTTTTCCGCGGCGGATCACTATAAGCCTTTCTTTCTGCCGGATCACTTGAGCTTCGCATCCGAAAAGATCGTTGTGAATATACTGGAGCGCATGGATTTTGAGATCTTAAGCGTACAGAAATACCCCCTCATAGGATGCGGTTTAGGCACTATTGCCAAAGAACTTATTAAAGCCCTGCTGCCCAAACATAAGTCCCGGATATGGTCGTGTTTCAGGCAAAAAATGTATTCAAAAGCAGACATGTTTATACGGAGCGGATTAAAGGATTAG
- a CDS encoding CxxC-x17-CxxC domain-containing protein, which yields MKKQSKHKSYSPPQDKPDITEMLAKIQQQLVFLEKKIDSLINKPAAKPFNAEHAPRPFQHFGNSQRPSDANRDTNFRERTLHKAVCADCGKGCEVPFKPSGDRPVYCKECFSKRKTGGPFKSHRDEMPRHQDNLRVSDFGKSRHEESRHTGAKKKAGSKKRKK from the coding sequence ATGAAAAAGCAATCGAAACACAAAAGCTATTCTCCGCCGCAGGACAAGCCGGATATAACAGAGATGCTGGCCAAGATACAGCAGCAACTGGTTTTTCTGGAGAAGAAGATAGACTCGTTGATCAACAAGCCCGCGGCGAAGCCCTTCAACGCGGAACACGCTCCAAGGCCGTTCCAGCATTTCGGCAATTCACAGCGGCCCTCCGACGCGAATCGCGATACGAATTTCAGGGAGAGGACCCTTCATAAAGCGGTCTGCGCCGATTGCGGCAAAGGATGCGAGGTGCCTTTCAAGCCAAGCGGAGACCGTCCGGTCTATTGCAAAGAATGTTTTTCGAAGCGCAAGACAGGCGGCCCGTTCAAAAGTCACCGCGATGAAATGCCCAGGCATCAGGATAATCTTCGTGTAAGCGATTTTGGTAAGAGCCGGCATGAAGAGTCCCGGCATACCGGCGCGAAGAAGAAGGCGGGTTCAAAAAAGCGAAAAAAATGA
- a CDS encoding DUF362 domain-containing protein, protein MEGDLKKVSLVKGGNRYDNIIKALGLIRPDLEGVRNKKNILIKPNLTATQNELANTDVKAVEAVIDFLLDNFSELSGSRFTILEGSGSAYYEKTATRDVFRKFGYYELIKKYRNVKLECIEDFSDFTELHVRSIAGGEKIRVIKHFYDFDHRISIAVPKTHNYAIATFGIKNMAGMIKQEDKSILHGLRTPSAPDSRTIFTYIPTSYIAWMRRRAPGLVNLIFKKSITYLKATKVIHRNVAELARHTWPDLVVLDGFRCMDGNGPVDGFPVDLNAAVCSTDPLKADGIGARLMGLQPEEIGYLYYLGQEGFGDYSLAGLVGDSIESARLKFKMHPTYNIQKDWKNIISL, encoded by the coding sequence ATGGAAGGCGATCTTAAGAAGGTCTCTCTGGTAAAAGGCGGCAACAGGTATGATAATATCATAAAGGCGCTTGGCCTGATAAGGCCCGACCTTGAGGGCGTAAGAAATAAAAAGAATATCCTTATTAAACCCAACCTGACAGCCACCCAAAATGAGCTTGCAAATACCGACGTAAAGGCCGTAGAGGCTGTAATAGATTTTTTGCTCGATAATTTCAGTGAATTAAGCGGCAGCCGGTTTACCATACTGGAAGGCAGCGGCAGCGCTTACTATGAGAAAACGGCTACAAGAGACGTCTTCCGCAAATTCGGGTATTATGAGCTTATAAAAAAATACAGGAACGTCAAGCTGGAGTGCATAGAGGACTTTTCCGATTTTACCGAACTTCATGTAAGATCCATCGCCGGGGGCGAGAAGATAAGGGTGATAAAACATTTTTACGATTTCGATCATCGTATATCCATAGCCGTCCCTAAGACCCATAATTACGCCATCGCCACATTCGGCATCAAGAATATGGCCGGCATGATAAAGCAGGAAGACAAGTCCATCCTTCACGGGTTGCGCACGCCAAGCGCCCCCGACTCCAGGACGATATTCACCTATATACCGACCTCTTACATAGCATGGATGAGGCGGAGGGCGCCCGGTTTAGTAAATTTGATATTTAAGAAATCCATTACATACCTGAAAGCGACAAAGGTTATCCATCGCAATGTGGCTGAACTCGCGCGCCATACATGGCCGGATCTTGTGGTGCTGGACGGCTTTCGCTGTATGGACGGGAACGGCCCGGTGGACGGTTTTCCGGTGGACCTGAATGCCGCTGTCTGTTCGACGGATCCCCTGAAGGCCGACGGCATCGGAGCCAGATTGATGGGCCTTCAGCCTGAAGAGATAGGGTATCTTTATTACCTGGGGCAGGAAGGGTTCGGAGACTATTCCCTCGCCGGCCTGGTCGGTGATAGTATCGAATCCGCGCGATTGAAGTTCAAAATGCATCCCACCTATAATATCCAAAAAGATTGGAAAAATATTATTTCTCTTTAA
- a CDS encoding SPFH domain-containing protein, which yields MIIMFTLSLAAIILFFAGIRIVRPTHRGLVERLGKYHAFAGAGFHWIIPIIDNMYQVNVTEQMVDAEPQEIITNDNLNARVDAQVYFRVKADEENVKNCQYNVNNYRYQIVNLARTTLRNIIGTLTLKSANSERGKINAELHKTLCEETASWGIDIVRTELKEIDPPKDVQETMNKVVKAENEKIAAVDFATATETVADGARRAEIKKAEGIKQAKILTAQGEAEAIALVNEAADKYFIGNAQLLRKLEAVEAALKDNAKIVVPSNSELVNVIGELAGAMPLKVKGKD from the coding sequence ATGATCATAATGTTCACATTATCATTGGCGGCTATTATATTATTCTTCGCGGGAATAAGGATCGTGCGGCCGACGCACAGAGGGCTTGTAGAACGGCTCGGTAAATATCACGCCTTTGCCGGGGCGGGATTCCACTGGATAATCCCCATCATCGATAATATGTACCAGGTAAATGTCACCGAACAGATGGTCGACGCCGAACCGCAGGAGATAATCACCAACGATAACCTGAACGCAAGGGTCGACGCTCAGGTGTATTTCCGCGTCAAGGCGGACGAGGAGAACGTAAAGAACTGCCAGTATAATGTAAACAATTACAGGTATCAGATCGTGAACCTGGCCCGTACTACACTCAGGAACATCATAGGGACATTGACGTTGAAGTCCGCGAATAGCGAACGGGGAAAGATCAACGCCGAGCTCCACAAGACGCTCTGCGAAGAGACGGCGAGCTGGGGCATCGACATCGTCAGGACGGAGCTTAAAGAGATAGATCCGCCAAAGGACGTCCAGGAGACGATGAATAAAGTCGTCAAGGCTGAGAACGAGAAGATCGCCGCCGTCGATTTCGCCACGGCTACGGAGACGGTGGCCGACGGAGCCAGGCGCGCCGAGATCAAGAAGGCCGAAGGTATAAAGCAGGCGAAGATTCTCACGGCCCAGGGCGAGGCCGAGGCGATCGCGCTCGTCAATGAAGCGGCGGATAAATATTTCATCGGGAACGCGCAGCTCCTGCGGAAGTTAGAGGCCGTAGAGGCGGCGTTGAAGGACAACGCCAAGATCGTCGTCCCGTCTAACAGCGAGCTCGTCAATGTGATCGGCGAGTTGGCCGGCGCGATGCCTCTCAAAGTCAAAGGGAAAGATTAA
- a CDS encoding lysophospholipid acyltransferase family protein, whose product MKIVISILIWIAGVVITAAAFLSSLIIKKMPFQVANRERLVHAQCFWWADALVAMNPFWKIKVEGLENIDHNKTYVVVANHQSFADIIIIYKTHMYFKWVAKKSLLKLPFIGGLLWVNDHIMLSRGEFGSIKKVYRQAAERLRSGVSMLFFPEGTRSGTDDMNEFQNGAFKLAIREKKPLLPVFIGGTREAIPKGGWIFKTKVSGRLVIFPPIDTSSYRIADFAALRDLVRGKLQDTAGEDEKI is encoded by the coding sequence ATGAAGATCGTCATATCGATACTTATATGGATCGCGGGCGTTGTCATCACCGCGGCCGCTTTTCTTTCCAGCCTCATCATAAAGAAGATGCCTTTTCAGGTCGCCAACAGGGAAAGGCTTGTGCATGCCCAGTGTTTCTGGTGGGCGGACGCGCTCGTAGCCATGAACCCCTTTTGGAAGATCAAGGTGGAGGGGCTGGAAAATATCGACCACAATAAGACGTATGTGGTCGTCGCCAACCATCAAAGTTTTGCCGATATAATAATCATATATAAGACGCACATGTACTTTAAATGGGTAGCCAAGAAGAGCCTTCTTAAATTGCCTTTCATCGGCGGGCTGCTCTGGGTCAATGACCACATCATGCTTTCCAGGGGAGAATTCGGCAGTATAAAAAAGGTCTACAGGCAGGCGGCCGAGCGGCTCAGGAGCGGCGTATCCATGCTCTTCTTCCCGGAAGGCACGCGCAGCGGCACGGACGACATGAATGAATTCCAGAACGGCGCTTTTAAGCTGGCCATACGGGAAAAGAAACCTCTGTTGCCCGTATTTATCGGCGGCACAAGAGAGGCCATCCCCAAGGGCGGCTGGATCTTCAAGACGAAAGTGTCGGGGAGGCTGGTGATATTCCCGCCGATCGATACGTCGTCTTACCGGATCGCCGATTTTGCGGCTTTGAGAGACCTCGTGCGCGGTAAACTGCAGGATACCGCCGGAGAGGATGAAAAGATATGA
- a CDS encoding ATP-binding cassette domain-containing protein → MIAVKNISKRYGTRVLFSDVSFDVLAGEKIGLVGRNGQGKTTLFRIITGEEEPNEGKVFKPRNYSIGYLGQHLKFTKPTVLEEGCVGLGPEEIGSEWKAEKILSGLGFREEDLNHSPSEFSGGFQMRIALTKALVSEPGMLLLDEPTNFLDIVSIRWLEKFLRSWKGELIVISHDRDLVDSVSTHIVGIHRGMVRKMKGSTAKYYAQLHKDEEVHEKRRLEDEKKRKQIMEYVNTFRSKASHARTVQSNIKKLEKMEKLEKLEEIRTLSFSFNYEPFRAGQVMDVNDLAFSYDGKEPYLINGLNFIVSRHDKIGIVGKNGKGKTTLLKLLSGRLKPVGGSVKTHTAALPAYYEQANTADLNDGLTVEEEICLGRAFIDKSRVRGICGAMMFSGDDAEKKVKVLSGGERSRVLLGKILAAPSNILFLDEPTHHLDIESCQAMMDAVRDFEGAALVVAHDEHFLNEVATKLIVFKNDRAFLYPGNYREFLDRIGWEDDEGSPAAKAESYPESKPVQPQAPSGRAGATETKQRLSGSTGPKSPPERAPKGHDSKMSRKARAEFIAMKSKVLKPLEAKIKSLEDEIVSSEARMASVNEELAKSSKLGGLGAIRRSELSRELKELADKIDSCYSRLDTTMKEYDAVKRKFSDEI, encoded by the coding sequence ATGATAGCAGTAAAGAATATCAGTAAGCGGTACGGCACACGCGTGCTCTTCTCCGACGTGAGTTTCGATGTCCTTGCGGGCGAGAAGATCGGGCTCGTGGGCCGCAACGGACAGGGGAAGACCACGCTTTTCAGGATAATCACCGGCGAAGAGGAGCCCAACGAGGGCAAGGTCTTTAAGCCCAGGAATTACTCCATAGGATATCTCGGCCAGCACCTTAAGTTCACAAAGCCTACCGTGCTGGAAGAAGGCTGCGTCGGATTGGGCCCTGAAGAGATCGGGTCCGAATGGAAAGCGGAGAAGATACTCTCAGGGCTGGGCTTCCGCGAAGAGGATCTCAATCATAGCCCGTCGGAATTCTCCGGAGGGTTCCAGATGCGCATCGCCCTCACCAAGGCCCTCGTCTCCGAACCCGGCATGCTCCTCCTCGACGAACCTACGAACTTCCTGGATATAGTCTCGATCAGGTGGCTCGAGAAGTTCCTGCGGTCGTGGAAAGGCGAACTCATCGTGATAAGCCACGACAGGGACCTGGTCGATAGCGTGTCGACGCATATAGTGGGTATCCATCGCGGCATGGTGAGGAAGATGAAAGGGTCGACTGCGAAGTATTACGCGCAGCTTCATAAGGACGAAGAGGTGCACGAGAAGAGGCGCCTGGAGGACGAGAAGAAGCGCAAGCAGATCATGGAGTATGTGAACACGTTCCGCTCGAAGGCGAGCCACGCCAGGACCGTCCAGTCGAACATCAAGAAGCTTGAAAAGATGGAAAAACTGGAGAAGCTCGAAGAGATCCGCACGTTGTCGTTCTCATTCAATTATGAGCCGTTCCGCGCCGGGCAGGTTATGGATGTGAATGACCTTGCGTTTTCATACGACGGCAAGGAACCGTACCTCATAAACGGCCTGAACTTTATCGTGAGCAGGCATGACAAGATCGGCATCGTGGGAAAGAACGGCAAAGGCAAGACGACGCTCTTAAAATTGCTCTCCGGACGGCTTAAGCCCGTAGGTGGCAGCGTTAAGACGCACACCGCGGCGCTCCCGGCTTATTACGAGCAGGCCAATACAGCCGACCTTAACGACGGCCTTACCGTGGAAGAGGAGATATGCCTCGGCAGGGCATTTATAGATAAATCGCGCGTGCGCGGGATATGCGGAGCGATGATGTTTTCCGGAGACGACGCCGAGAAGAAGGTAAAGGTCCTCTCCGGCGGCGAGCGCAGCCGGGTTCTGTTGGGAAAGATACTCGCGGCGCCTTCAAACATCCTTTTCCTGGATGAGCCCACGCACCATCTTGACATCGAATCCTGCCAGGCGATGATGGATGCCGTGCGGGATTTCGAGGGAGCGGCGCTTGTAGTGGCGCACGACGAGCATTTCCTGAACGAAGTGGCGACGAAGCTGATCGTCTTCAAGAACGACAGGGCATTCCTGTATCCGGGTAATTACCGGGAGTTCCTGGACAGGATCGGATGGGAGGACGACGAAGGTTCGCCCGCCGCAAAGGCTGAAAGCTATCCGGAATCTAAGCCTGTCCAGCCTCAAGCCCCATCCGGCCGGGCCGGCGCGACGGAAACCAAACAGCGGCTGTCAGGATCGACCGGGCCGAAAAGCCCGCCGGAACGCGCACCGAAAGGGCATGATAGTAAGATGTCTCGCAAGGCCCGCGCTGAGTTTATCGCTATGAAGTCGAAGGTTTTAAAGCCTCTCGAGGCGAAGATCAAGAGCCTGGAGGATGAGATAGTATCTTCCGAGGCAAGGATGGCTTCCGTGAATGAGGAGCTCGCGAAATCTTCTAAACTAGGCGGCCTCGGAGCCATCCGGAGAAGCGAACTCTCGAGAGAATTGAAAGAACTGGCGGATAAGATCGACTCCTGTTATTCTCGACTCGATACGACGATGAAAGAGTATGACGCCGTGAAACGGAAATTCAGCGATGAAATATAA